GGAACCTACGACACGGACAACCCCAATGAGGCAGTGTTTTTCATCAACTCACACGGGACAGAATCGGTTGCCTATGACGACGGAAACCATTCGGGATTACTGCTGCCTAATATGATGGATGTGTATATTAACGCCTCGTTTGTCGGATCTTTCCTCACTTTGAAAACCCCTGATACGTTAGGGGCTCCCACTGTTGATTATTGGGCAAGTGACGCCGATCTTGGACAGGTTGCCTTCTATCAGGACACAAGCCGTCAAGGTGGCATTGTTTTTGATGATGTTCTAATCACTGAGCTTGAAATCGGCGGCGGTGGTGGCGGCAGCGGTGAACCCGTTGTCTTTCTTGATCTTCTGGACTTCGAGGACCAGACACTTGGCGCACAGCCGGTAATCCCTTTCGCGACAATTTTCAGTCCCGGCAGTAACTCTTCGACAAACGGTATTGTTGTTGTTGATTCAGGAACGACACCTGCCAACCCAATGGATACTGGAAAGGCTCTTTACGCCTACGACATGGTTGGCAGCGCCCCCACACACATGCGTTTTGATTTTGCCCCGGCCAACACAAGCAATGTCCGCGTTGATTTTGATTTTCAACGGATGTACGACACTGTCATTGATGACGAGGATTCCCGGATCCAGGTCGGGCTTGCCCCGGCCGGGAAGGAAACAAACAACTCCGATTTCCGGCCCTTCGAAATCCGGATACTCAACAACGGCAACCTTGTCGTGAATTACAACCCCACCGGAGCTCTTGAAGAAGGCCGTGAATCGGTGATCGTGAGCGAGTACCTGACAACGGGAATTAACCACCTCACCTTTTTTGCCAACGGTAATAATTCTGTTTCATTCCCATATGACGATGCCCAGCTTGGGCAGGGCGAAGTCCCTCCAAATACAATGGTCCTGTTTCTCAATGACGTGAAGCTCGGCGAGTATCTCTTCATTAACACCCCGGATCCTAATAACGCCGGGACAATCGCCTTCTTTGAAACAACTGATGATTTCGGAAGGTTGGGAATTTATCAGGATACCAGTCGTCAAGGTGGTATTGTTTTCGACAATCTTTCCATTCGCGAATTCGCCTCTCTTGAGGCGCCGGAGGCCCCGAGCGGATTGACCGCCCAGGCCACGGGTCCGGATTCCATCCTTTTGGAGTGGACGGACAACTCCGACGACGAGAGTGGATTTATTATCGAGCTACTTGATGGCGCGTCCTGGATCGAGGCGACTACCGTTGAGGCGGATGTGATATCCGTTGAACTCACGGGACTCGATTCCGAAACGGAATACACCGCCCGCGTGCTCTCCACAAACGGTTCCATCTCGGAACCAAGTAATGAGGCTTCCGCTACAACGCTGGCCCAGCTTGTACCAAACATCGCCATGCAACCTGTGGGTGGATCCATTCCCAAGGGAACCAGCATTACCTTGACCGTTTCGGCCACGGGGCTTGCTCCGCTTTCCTACCAGTGGTACAAGGGGACAAGCGGTGACGTTTCCAATCCTGTTCCAGGGGCGACCGATGTCTCTTTCACAACACCGGTGCTTATGTCCGCTGCGACATACTGGGTGCGCGTCAGCAACGCAAACGGATCGGATGATTCCGTCACAGCCGAGGTCGAAGTGTTCGACCCTCGGATTATCCGGGTGGTCAACCTGACCCAGCTCAATGCGCTGCTTCCCGATGCGTTGCCGGGTGACACCTATGTTCTTGATAATGGAACCTATCCTAATGCGCATATTGTTTTCAGCGGACAGGGAACAGCCAACGCGCCGATCACCTTGAAGGCGGAGACACCGGGAAAGGTTATCCTTACCAATGATTCCTCCCTTGAAGTCGGCGGAAGCTGGATGGTTGTCGACGGGCTTCTCTTCACTAATGGGTGGAACCAGACCCGGGACTTTGTTATCAGCTTCAGGGCCGGCAGCTCCAATCCAGCTAAAAACTGCCGGGTGACCAATTGCGCCATCATTGATTTCAGCCCGCCCAATCCTGAAACAGACCGTGACTGGATTGCCCTCTATGGCACAGACAACACCTTTGACCACAATCTCATCTCGGGCCACAGCTCTCTCGGGGTCACTCTCGTCGTCTGGCGTTCGCCCGGAAAGGAAGACCGTCACCGGATCGCGTACAATCACTTCCGCAACCGCCCAAGTGGTGGTGGCGAGAATGGATGGGAGACCATCCGTATCGGAACCAGCTCCGATTCCTTGAGCTCCTCGAAGTGTATCGTGGAGTATAATCTCTTTGAGGCCTGCAACGGTGAAATTGAGACGATCTCCAATAAGTCGGGCGAGAACATCTATCGCTACAACACCTTCTGGCGAAACCAGGGAATGCTGACCCTGCGCCACGGGAACCAGTGCCTTGTCGAGGGGAACATGTTCCTTGGCGAGGGTGTTTCCAATACGGGGGGAATCCGTGTCATCGGCGAGGACCATGTAGTGGTGAATAACTACTTCGAACGCACCACCGGGCGAGACGGCGCTGCTATCACGGTTTATGCCGGTGTCCCCAACTCGCCCCTGAACGAGTATTTCCCGGCAAACAATGCGCTGATCGCACATAATTCGATCATTGACGTTGTGGGGACCCATATTTCTGTCGGGGCTGGCTATCCATCAAGAGACCGCACGGTCCTGCCAATAGGAGTTGTTGTCGATAACAACCTCTTTGCCAAATGGGCCACAACAACGTTCAGCTATAACGGCCCCGCGATCAGCGGAGAAGCGGCACCCACCGCCGCCTATGCCGGGAATATTGTTTCCGGGGTGACGCTCGGGGATGTTGCCGCTTCTTCCGGTGCAACAATTGTTACCGTGCCATATGTAACAGGTGCTTACGGGCTCCTGCGCCCGCAGGCGGGAAGTCCTGTTGTCGATGCCTCGGTCGGCTCGGACCTCGATCTGGATCTTGACGGACAGGCGCGCGACAGCTCGCCCGACGTCGGCGCCGACGAGCTGGTGAACCTTCCGGGCCTCAATGTCGGCGGCCCGATCCAGCCGTTGGAATCCGGACCCGCATGGCGTGAAAGTATCGATACATCCCCGCCATGGAGGGGACCAGCCCTCAAGTCCGGGCGGTTGATAGATTCGCCCACGTACGGGATGTTCAATATCGTCAACGCCGAGTGGATTTACCATCGCGCTTACGGCTGGCTCTACATCAAGGCCATCACGACGACCGAAAGCATGTGGTTCTGGAGCGCTTCCGAGGACGGATGGCTGTGGTCCTCGCGTGACTGCTATCCGTTCTTCTTCGATCCACAACGCGATGCCTGGATCTACTATGATCCGGCGGCTGGAGCAGGCATCTTCATCTATAACAGCCAGCAGGCGGCCTGGGAGAAAGCCATCTGATTGTATTTATGATTCTGCTACAATGAAACGTTTCCTGATTTTCCGCCGGGCGGGTGCGGGAGTATTCCTGCTATCCGCTTGTGCGGCGGGGGCCACTGTTACCGGGTTGGAGGCGATCGCTGCTCCAGGTGGCAGCATTTTCCTTCGCTGGGAAGATGTCACCGACAGTGAAACCGGTTTCCTTGTGGAGCGTAAGTCCGGGGACGGAGCTTTCGAGACAGTGATCACCACGCCACCGGACAATACGGCTTACACGGATACCGGCCTCCTTCCCGACACCGCTTACACGTATCGCGTCCAGGCGCTTGTCACGGGCGATCCCCAAGCGAGTGAAGTTTCTGCTACAACCCTATCCCAATGGAGTGTTCCCAAGGCGGAGCCGGCAATGACATTCACAGGCTCCGATTCCTACTCATTTGGATTCCAAGGTGGTGGTGCGACCTACACGGTGGAGGAATCTTCTGATCTGGATACGTGGTCGCCGACCGGTTCTCCGGTCTACCTTGAAGAGTCAGAAAGCTTTGAACTCAGTAAATCCCTGAGCGCGGGTAACCGGTTTTTCCGCGTGAGTACGCGAGCTTACGAGCGTCCGACAACGATCGGACTATCAGAGCCCTTTCAAACACCTCCGGAACCGGATGGCGAAGTGTGGGATGTCACGCAATTCGGTGCCTCGCCAAGCAACATCTCGCCGACCAACGACGACGCCGTCGGGATCAAGGTCGCCATCAGCGTGGCACAACCGGGCGACATCATCTTCATTCCCGCAGGAACCTACACCCTCCGGCAGGAGCTGCAGATTCCCACCGGGCTGACGCTGCGCGGTGCGGGCAAGGACCAGACGATCCTTGTCACGGAAGGGATCAACCGGGCGGTATACGTTGGTCCTCGTGCCAACAACATTCGCATCGAGGACTTTGCCATCACGTATTTGGGATCGACTGAAGAGCTCGCGTTCGGGGTCTATGTTGGCAGTTCACGAACTGGCCTGAACAGCTACCGCATCCTCATTGACAACCTGCGGATCGAGAAATTCTCCATCCACGGAGTCTCCCTGCGTGATAGCAACCACGTGCTTGTCCAGAATTGTGAGATCCTCAACGCCACAAATCTGGGCGGCGGGGGCCGTGGTTATGGGATCGCCCTCAATTATCCGACAAACAACAATAATTGGATCCGGCACAACACGATCGGACCCGTGATCCGGCACGCCATCCTGGTTCAGTACTTTTCCCATAACAACTTGATTGAGCACAACCTCGCGGTGGACAACTCCGAGGATGCCTACGACCTCCACGGGGAGGACGAATATGCCAACGAGTTACGGTACAACACCGCATCAGGGGGAGACCGCGACGGATTTGGTGTCGGGAACACTGGTTCTACACACGATCGCAGCGGCCCGAATAACTGGATCCATCACAATACCGTCGAGAATGCAGCTGTCTCAGGCATAGAAGTGATCCAGGGCTCCGATGTGGTTTACATTGACGAGAACACTTTCTCCGGATGCCGCTACGGAATCCGTGTGCATGACATCGGCGGCGATCACATCTACATCCGGGGAAATACCGTTCAGGACAATAATACCGGCATTTCCGTGACGAGTTCCCGTTGGGTCTGGATGCTCGACAACCGTATTGAGGATAATACGTCCTATGGAGTTGAAATTTTCAATGATGTGGACGACCTCGTCGACCAGGGAAATATTTTCTCCGGGAATGCCGTGGATTACCGGCCCTGAACTCCCCTTTGTGCGGTTTTCTTTCCTTTGTGATTGCCATGTCACCTCCTTCGAGTTTCTGCTGGACTCCCGTTGGCGGGCGATGCCTCCAACCGCAACGGAGTGCACTATATGGCTGATAAAAAACGCATTAAACACATTTTTGTAACAGGAGGCGTTGTCTCCTCCTTAGGCAAGGGCCTGACCGCCGCCGCCCTTGGGGCGCTGCTTGAGCAGAGAGGCCTGAAGATCAAGCTGCAGAAGTTTGATCCCTATCTGAACGTCGATCCCGGGACGATGAACCCGTTCCAACACGGCGAGGTGTATGTGCTCGATGACGGCTCCGAGACGGACCTCGATCTCGGGCACTACGAACGCTTCACCAGCGGCAATCTCAGCTATGACAACAACCTGACTTCCGGCCAGATCTACGATACCATCCTGAAGAAAGAGCGGCGGGGCGATTTTCTTGGCCAGACCATCCAGGTCATTCCTCACGTCACCAACGAGATCCAGTCCCGCTTTGAGGCGAATGCCGTCGACGAGGACATTATTATCACCGAGATCGGGGGGACTGTGGGCGACATCGAAGGCTTGCCCTTCCTTGAGGCAATGCGCCAGTTCAGCCTGGAGCGTGATGCCGGCGAAGTGATGTTTCTCCATGTGACATTGCTTCCGTATTTGAATGCAGCCGGTGAGCTCAAGACCAAGCCGACCCAGCAGAGCGTGGCCCGCTTGCGTGAAATCGGAATCATGCCGGACGCGCTTGTCTGCCGGACGGAAAAGACCATGGGTCGTGACCTTCGCCAGAAGCTGAGCCTTTTTTGTAATGTGCGCGAATCCGCGGTCATTGAGGAAAAGGATGTTGAGACCTCCATCTATGAGGTGCCTCTGATGCTTGAGAACGAAGGACTGGACAAGCTCGTCCTCAAGTTTTTCGGCCTTGATCACCTTCCACAGTTGGAAAACGGCTGGGACAAAGTTGTGCGCATCCTGCGCTATCCAAAACATCGCGTCGACGTGGCGGTCGTCGGGAAGTATATTGAGCTGCAGGATGCCTACAAAAGCGTCTATGAAAGCCTCGTCCACGGAGGCATCGCCAACGATTGTGCGGTTGAGATCCATCGGCTGGATTCCGAGAAGCTTGAAGAGTCGGGCAATTACGAAGCCTTGCACGGTGTTGATGCCATCCTTGTTCCCGGCGGTTTTGGGTCCCGTGGCATTGAAGGCAAAATTGAGGCGGTCCGGATCGCCCGTGAGAGTGGCATTCCCTATTTTGGATTGTGCCTCGGGATGCAGGTGGCGGTGATTGAATTTGCCCGAAATGTGGCTGGCCTTGAAGGAGCCCATAGTTCGGAATTCAATGAAAAGACCCCGTTCCCGGTCATCGACCTGATGCCGGAGCAAAAAGGCGTCACAGACAAGGGGGCAACCATGCGCCTCGGTGCCTATCCCTGCAAATTGAAGGACGGGACGATCAGCGCCAAGGCTTACAAGGAAGACTTGATCAGTGAACGGCACCGACACCGTTTTGAATTCAACAACGATTACCAGGAGCAACTCGAGTCGGCTGGCCTTGTCATTGCGGGGATGAATCCCGACCGCAACCTCGTCGAAATAGTCGAGAATCCCGAACATCCCTGGTTTGTCGGGGTACAATTCCATCCGGAATTCCAGAGCAAGCCACGCAAGGCGCATCCGCTCTTTGCCGACTTTATCGCCGCCGCACTTTCACGTCAGAATACTTGAGCATGTTCCAGAGAAACCCAGATAAGTTCCTCCTGATCGCCGGGCCCTGTGCCCTCGAATCCCATGAACTTTGCCGTACCGTGGCATCCCTTCTCCGCGAGATATGGTCTGCCCACGAGGAGATTGAAGTGGTTTTCAAGGGATCATTCGACAAGGCCAACCGGACATCCCTCGATTCCCCGCGCGGCCCCGGTCTCGAAAAGGGCCTTGAGATATTGAAGATGATCCAGGAGGAGTTCGCCCTTCCGATCCTGACGGATGTTCACACGGAAGCCCAGGCTACCGAGGCCGGGAAGATTGTGGATATCCTCCAGATCCCCGCCTTTCTGTGCCGCCAGACGGACTTGCTCGTCGCGGCAGCCCGCACCGGAGCCATCGTCAACGTGAAGAAGGGACAATTCCTGAGCCCTCAGGAAATGCGCTATGTCGTGAACAAACTGGAGGGATCGGATGCCCGTGAAATCTGGCTCACCGAACGCGGGACGACTTTTGGCTACCAGAACCTTGTCGTCGATATGCGCAATTTCGACATTCTCAAAACCTACGGCCATCCAGTCATCTTTGATGCCACGCACAGTGTGCAAATGCCGGGAGCCGGTGACGGCACAACCTCCGGCAAGCGGGAATTTGTCCCACCGCTCTCACGCGCCGCTGTTGCCGCTGGAGCGGACGGCTTGTTTGTCGAGACGCATCCGGATCCGGATCAAGCGATTTCCGATGGCCCGAATCAGATACCGCTCAACCAACTGGCTGCTGTCGTCGAGCCCGTCATAGCCATCTGGAAGACCCTCCGCGGTCTTTAGCCAACAGCGGGTGACCTTCCGGGTAGAGCCCTCTCACCCGTCCTGTCAGATCGTCGGAGTCTCTTTTGATGCCTCATTGGCCTCATCCCGTTTCCGGTGAATCTTCGAGGCACGGTAAAGAAGGCCTCCAACAGCCACAATCAGCAACCCGCAGAACATGAAGGCAAACCTTCCGCCAAGTGGATTAGGGATGACCATGCCGAGAACGGTGATGAAGCCGCCGTATGTGAAGCAGAGTTTTCCAAGTATCCGGGCCTGCATCTGGTCGGAGTCGACACCACCTTCCCCACTGTGGTCGACGGGGCGGTTCATGCGGTCAAAGAGATC
This region of Oceanipulchritudo coccoides genomic DNA includes:
- a CDS encoding CTP synthase, translated to MADKKRIKHIFVTGGVVSSLGKGLTAAALGALLEQRGLKIKLQKFDPYLNVDPGTMNPFQHGEVYVLDDGSETDLDLGHYERFTSGNLSYDNNLTSGQIYDTILKKERRGDFLGQTIQVIPHVTNEIQSRFEANAVDEDIIITEIGGTVGDIEGLPFLEAMRQFSLERDAGEVMFLHVTLLPYLNAAGELKTKPTQQSVARLREIGIMPDALVCRTEKTMGRDLRQKLSLFCNVRESAVIEEKDVETSIYEVPLMLENEGLDKLVLKFFGLDHLPQLENGWDKVVRILRYPKHRVDVAVVGKYIELQDAYKSVYESLVHGGIANDCAVEIHRLDSEKLEESGNYEALHGVDAILVPGGFGSRGIEGKIEAVRIARESGIPYFGLCLGMQVAVIEFARNVAGLEGAHSSEFNEKTPFPVIDLMPEQKGVTDKGATMRLGAYPCKLKDGTISAKAYKEDLISERHRHRFEFNNDYQEQLESAGLVIAGMNPDRNLVEIVENPEHPWFVGVQFHPEFQSKPRKAHPLFADFIAAALSRQNT
- the kdsA gene encoding 3-deoxy-8-phosphooctulonate synthase produces the protein MFQRNPDKFLLIAGPCALESHELCRTVASLLREIWSAHEEIEVVFKGSFDKANRTSLDSPRGPGLEKGLEILKMIQEEFALPILTDVHTEAQATEAGKIVDILQIPAFLCRQTDLLVAAARTGAIVNVKKGQFLSPQEMRYVVNKLEGSDAREIWLTERGTTFGYQNLVVDMRNFDILKTYGHPVIFDATHSVQMPGAGDGTTSGKREFVPPLSRAAVAAGADGLFVETHPDPDQAISDGPNQIPLNQLAAVVEPVIAIWKTLRGL
- a CDS encoding right-handed parallel beta-helix repeat-containing protein, whose translation is MKRFLIFRRAGAGVFLLSACAAGATVTGLEAIAAPGGSIFLRWEDVTDSETGFLVERKSGDGAFETVITTPPDNTAYTDTGLLPDTAYTYRVQALVTGDPQASEVSATTLSQWSVPKAEPAMTFTGSDSYSFGFQGGGATYTVEESSDLDTWSPTGSPVYLEESESFELSKSLSAGNRFFRVSTRAYERPTTIGLSEPFQTPPEPDGEVWDVTQFGASPSNISPTNDDAVGIKVAISVAQPGDIIFIPAGTYTLRQELQIPTGLTLRGAGKDQTILVTEGINRAVYVGPRANNIRIEDFAITYLGSTEELAFGVYVGSSRTGLNSYRILIDNLRIEKFSIHGVSLRDSNHVLVQNCEILNATNLGGGGRGYGIALNYPTNNNNWIRHNTIGPVIRHAILVQYFSHNNLIEHNLAVDNSEDAYDLHGEDEYANELRYNTASGGDRDGFGVGNTGSTHDRSGPNNWIHHNTVENAAVSGIEVIQGSDVVYIDENTFSGCRYGIRVHDIGGDHIYIRGNTVQDNNTGISVTSSRWVWMLDNRIEDNTSYGVEIFNDVDDLVDQGNIFSGNAVDYRP
- a CDS encoding chondroitinase-B domain-containing protein, translating into MKKLSRQISLLIAFSSPLLLAGQSTLLSLDFEGSTPGQQPTGDWTFSPSSNTGTNGAVVVNSITTPANPLTGQSLYLYDQSGGASTHARLPLSGGVNVSAVRASFSFQRMYEASDADTRVHFTVGPAGLAMNNSDFRLFEFRAYNSGEMRVEYSTDGTGDKRGSTVVGTYDTDNPNEAVFFINSHGTESVAYDDGNHSGLLLPNMMDVYINASFVGSFLTLKTPDTLGAPTVDYWASDADLGQVAFYQDTSRQGGIVFDDVLITELEIGGGGGGSGEPVVFLDLLDFEDQTLGAQPVIPFATIFSPGSNSSTNGIVVVDSGTTPANPMDTGKALYAYDMVGSAPTHMRFDFAPANTSNVRVDFDFQRMYDTVIDDEDSRIQVGLAPAGKETNNSDFRPFEIRILNNGNLVVNYNPTGALEEGRESVIVSEYLTTGINHLTFFANGNNSVSFPYDDAQLGQGEVPPNTMVLFLNDVKLGEYLFINTPDPNNAGTIAFFETTDDFGRLGIYQDTSRQGGIVFDNLSIREFASLEAPEAPSGLTAQATGPDSILLEWTDNSDDESGFIIELLDGASWIEATTVEADVISVELTGLDSETEYTARVLSTNGSISEPSNEASATTLAQLVPNIAMQPVGGSIPKGTSITLTVSATGLAPLSYQWYKGTSGDVSNPVPGATDVSFTTPVLMSAATYWVRVSNANGSDDSVTAEVEVFDPRIIRVVNLTQLNALLPDALPGDTYVLDNGTYPNAHIVFSGQGTANAPITLKAETPGKVILTNDSSLEVGGSWMVVDGLLFTNGWNQTRDFVISFRAGSSNPAKNCRVTNCAIIDFSPPNPETDRDWIALYGTDNTFDHNLISGHSSLGVTLVVWRSPGKEDRHRIAYNHFRNRPSGGGENGWETIRIGTSSDSLSSSKCIVEYNLFEACNGEIETISNKSGENIYRYNTFWRNQGMLTLRHGNQCLVEGNMFLGEGVSNTGGIRVIGEDHVVVNNYFERTTGRDGAAITVYAGVPNSPLNEYFPANNALIAHNSIIDVVGTHISVGAGYPSRDRTVLPIGVVVDNNLFAKWATTTFSYNGPAISGEAAPTAAYAGNIVSGVTLGDVAASSGATIVTVPYVTGAYGLLRPQAGSPVVDASVGSDLDLDLDGQARDSSPDVGADELVNLPGLNVGGPIQPLESGPAWRESIDTSPPWRGPALKSGRLIDSPTYGMFNIVNAEWIYHRAYGWLYIKAITTTESMWFWSASEDGWLWSSRDCYPFFFDPQRDAWIYYDPAAGAGIFIYNSQQAAWEKAI